The nucleotide sequence CGACATCTCAAGGATCGAGGCGGGTAGGATGGATATCGTTGAGTTGGAATTCAACATTCAGAATACATGGGATTCCATCAAAGAACTTTTCGCCCTGGAGGCGAGGAGAAAGGGTCTCGTCCTCGAGTTTGGATGTGTTAAAGATCTCCCACTATTATTGATCGGAGATGAGGTGCGGCTAAGGCAAATCCTTTTTAACCTTGTCGGGAATGCCGTCAAATTCACAGAAAAGGGAAAAATCCGGATTGATGCCTCATTGCTTCCATTGCTCCCAAGCTCAAAAAGTTCTGCCATTCGAGTATTGATAACTGTACACGACACGGGGGTCGGGATCCCCGAGGAATACATTAAAGACATTTTCGAGCCTTTTGTCCAAGCTGATGGTTCATACACCCGGCGCTTTCAGGGGGCTGGTTTAGGGCTTTCCATCGTTCGTCGCTTGGTTAATCTCTTGGGTGGCGATATAGCAATTGACAGTACATTAGGTGAAGGGACGACCGTTTATCTCTCTCTGCCGTTGAAGATTCCTGTTGCTAAACAAAACTTGCTCGAGCTTAAAGCGAATCCGGTGATTACTCCATCGCTATCCTCTTTGCGCATACTTATCGCTGAAGATGATACAGTAAGTTCACTCACCTGCAAGCGGATGCTTGAGAAGACAGGGTCTTCAGTCACCTCCGTTAAGGATGGTAAGGAAGCGCTTCAACTCCTCTGCGAGAAAGTTTTCGACTTGATCCTCATGGATATCCAGATGCCAGTCATGGATGGGGTTGATGCCACAAGAGCGATTCGGGAAGGTAGGGCAGGCGAAGACAAGGCAAGTATCCCGATCATCGCCATGACCGCCTACGCCATGACAGGTGACAAGGAAAAGTTCCTGGAGGCCGGTATGAATGATTACATTTCCAAGCCAGTGGAGATGGAGACGCTCAAGGAAGTTATCGAGAGGGTGATGGAAAAGGCTGTCACCACCAACTGAAGCCAGGGTGCTCACTCGCAAACTCTACCAGGATGGGTATGATTCTCGTGGTCAGTATGAAGGACGCTTGAAGGAAAGTCGAGACGGTGAGACAGTCAAGATTTACGATAGCAAGGGATACTGCCAGGGACGCATAAAAGACGATAAGATCTATGATTCAAAAGGGCATTATGAGGGACGCGTAAAAGAAAGTCGGGATGGTGGCGAGTATAAGATATGCGACAGTAAGGGAAAGTACCAGGGTCGGGCGAAGAAGTATTAGCTGATAGTGGAGCAGTTAGTATGTCATGGTATTTGGTTGTGGATATACGGCATTGGCTTGATGAAAATGAAGAACCGGGTGTCCCCCAGCTAAAGAGCAAAGTCGACTTCTTGAAGGAGTTGATTGCTTATGAAACTGCATTTGAAGCCGGAATGGAAAATTTTCCTTTGCCGATATGTAGAAAGCGGCCTGGGCGTAAGCCGTGCAAAAGTCCTTTGAGGACTATGACGGAAGATAATGTGCAGGGAGTTGCTGGGAAAGTGATCTATTGGCAATGCCCAAAGTGCAAAGACAGTGGTATGGTCTATGGTTGGGAAGGGCTGATGTGCGACTTGTCAGGGCACGATTTTGAAGAGGAGAGTTTTAACTGAGGGTTGTGGTATAAGGTTCTCTGGAAACTTTCGAAATATTGGTTCGAGTGAGGTTTTGGATGTTGGGATTGAGCTGAATGAGATGTCCCTGCAAAAAGTCCAAAACCTAGAGCCTTTTGGAGCGTAACGGGTTGAATTTATTGATCACGGGAGCCTGGTTTTCGCCCGATTTCGACTTTTTGCAGTGAGATCATCCATTGTTCTGCTTAACGCAAACGATCGATTATTTAGCTGGCCTACACGTTATCCATAAGCTCAATAATTTCTTTTGAAACATCAGGAAGGCTATTCAATTGCTGAAAGACACTTTCGTCCTGTGCTTCCACAATACATGGCCAGCCAAATGCCTCGGATTTGCAATAAGCCTTGTCCAGGACTGCCTCATAGTTTTGTTGCTTTGCGTATGCTTCAATGTGCTTATTCATTGCAGAGTACATTTGCTCGCGCAATTCCTTTTGTCTCTTTTCAATGGCACCATTCGAAGGGTGTTTCTTCTTCACCCACTCCTCAAGAGCTGCCAAGGATTTTCGGCAAACTTTCGACGACTCAAAAATAACCCTGCGGTTGACCAAGACAATTTTTTTCGCAGTTATTTCCGGAAATCTGCCTCCCTGTGGTGCCATGTGGATATTGTCCCGGGGCGTTGCCGCCAGGGCCTTGTCAAGAGCATCGATGGCCTCCTGACCGGTAGCGCCAGACTCGCCTCTATGAGGAAATAAAAAGACAACAACAAAAAATGACAGGATAAAAAAAACCTTACGTTGCGTTGTCGCATCCATGAACACCCTCCAGAAAGATGGCTTCTGGATCAGTTCGATAATTTTTACGTGGCTATTGCCTTTGCTCAGCACTTCTGACATAGTCAGAGTGAAATTAGCTATTTGTTGATGTTTCTAGGTCCAAGCTCTACAGCCAGATATTTTTATACAGTGGTGCTTAAGATTAAGTCAAGCTGGTTTATACGGAGAGCCTCAATGAGTTGCTGACGGCTCATTGCTTCGGACTCGCGGTCGATCGTTTTTGTCGCTTCCGAAGAGCCTGTCCCGGGAACATTTTTTAGAGAAAAATTTTTCCACCATCCATCCCATTATCGAGGGGAAAAGTGGCTCAGAAGCCCGGATATCGACGTAGTTTATTCAGGGCGTAGATATTCGCTTACGCCTAGTCATTCATGGGACAGGCTCCGAAGAGCCTAGTTTCTTTGCCGTATTGCAATAGGCAAAGGTCATGACCTGATTGGGTTCAGGACCAGATCGTGGTGGCTTGTGACGTCGTCCAGGAGTGCAACGACGTCGGCCAACTGTGTCGATGGTGGAAGTGGCCGAGGCCAATCTCTATGAGATCGGCGAGGAGCCGGGGTAGTTTCTAGCCGATACCGGGTACTGTAGCGAGGACAACCTGGAGTGCATGGGTCGAACACGGAAGCGAGGAGATCCCCTGGCTGCCCGGTGAAAGGCATCACGGATCAAAAAACGCACGTTCTGGGAACCAGAGCGGCGATCGTTGGTCTGGAGAGAATCCGAGGCCGGGAGTATCGCTCATTGTGAGGACAACCTTCGTGGGACAGGCTCCTCTGGGATGCACAATAAAGGGGCAATCCGGAGAATTCCAACCGCTCTGGCTGGCGTTCTTCTGGCGTCTGTTCCCCGAGGAACAAAATTTCTTGCTTCCGGGAACCGGCTAGAGCCCGCCCCTGAGCAGCCGCTCCAAAGACCGGACAGTTGTGTCGGCCCCAGCCCGCAAAATTACTTCCCGGTTCGTACCTCAAAGCCCCAGGATTCCTTGCGTACAACCTTGCTTCCGCGTATAGAATTCTTCAATCATCACCGCCTCTGAAACAGGCTAGCCCTTCAAGCGACCCCAGCAACGGGCAACCCCATGAAACGTTGCAAGATTCACGCATCACTGCATATCCTCCTGGCGTGGGACATCACCGTCCCATTGCGGACCAACCGATTTATGCTCACCGTCTTCGTGCTTGAAGACCAATAGCGCAAATTGCGGACTGCTGAGGCAGCAGCGTCTTATGAAGGAGCAGGAGAAATCACTCTTTTAGTGAAACATTCCATCCGAACAGAGTACTTCATGATCAAGCAGCCCAATCGACGTCACGGAAAGTTGCATCTTCAAATATTTACGCCCAACAAAATATTCCTGCTATTTCTCCTGATTGGTGCCATCATATCCGTCCCCCCCGCACGGGCGTCTGGCCAAGAGACGCTGACAAATCTCATTCACAAAGCTGCGGACAACTGGCAGCAGCGCGACTTCGATGAGATGCTTCAGTTTGTCAAAATCGACGGGGGCAAGGACACCGAGGAGTTCCTGCGCGTTCTCGACACGTCGATTCAGTCCATCAACACGTTCAACGGCGTCTCTGCCACGCAGCAGGCTCGTGACGCCTTCCGCGCGCGCATCCTGGAGGAACTTGACGCCAGACGCTTCGCCCAGGTGGACGACATCCTGCGCGAGGCGACAACCAGATTCCCCAACTTGGAAGCCGCCGTGCGCACGGGTTCCTCCGGCCTGCGCCACCTGGGCAAGGATTCGGAAGGAGGCTACCGGCCGCTGCTGTCCGACGACGACATCACCTTCGTGGGCGAAGGCGCGCAGGAGGCCAAAACCTGGTTCAATCAGCAGGTGAAGAATAGGGGGCTTGCCGGTGTGAAGGTCAAGGGCTTCACCTTGAACGATCCGGGCAGGTTCTCCCGCCAGGAAAGGGCCATCCTCGATCTGCTCGACCCAGAAAAATTTGTGGGCCAGTCCGCCATGAGCGGCATACGCGGCGAAACCCTGAAGAAAGGGGCCGTGGTCCTAGCCAAGGGACCCGAGGGGAAGCTCGTTTTCACGCGCGTCTCGCTGGCTGACCATCTCTCCAGCCTCAACGCTACGCGATCCGCCCTGGATTCCTTCGTTGAAAACGCCGCGCGACGATACGGCCCCCTGACCATGACCGCCAGCGTGGAGCGCCAGATCGTGAATGCCCACAACGGGTGGGACAACCTCACCAGCGCCGAAAAAGTCAAATACATGCAGCGCTCGCGCAGAAAACTCAACGAAAGCCGGGGCCTCACCTCAGATCCCGCAACGCGCAGGCTTGAGGAGATGGCTTCGCGTTTCTCGAAATTCCCGCCCCCGAACCTGACGGCTGAGGACGCCGTGTTCCTGGCCACGTTGCGCCGCGAAAACATCCTAGAGGGGTTTAAGGCCGCCAACAACCGGCTGTTCATCCAGTCCGTCGCCGCCCGTCAGGCGGGTGGCAATCTGGCGACCAATGCACAGGTGCGGGAAGCCATCGACGAATTGGCCACCGGCTTTGCCATGCTCAAGGAGCTCGGCGGCAAGCCCGAGTTCGGCGACATGGTCGACGTGGATGCGGTCGTCGACGAACTGATTCGCAACGCCGACGGCAATCCCGAGTTGAAGAAAATGCTCTATACGGCCAGCAAACAGGCCGACGACATGCTCGATGTGCTCAGACAATGGAGCGGCATGGAGAACGAGTTCGCGGCCATGCTGGCCCGCCTGCCGGCCATGACGCCCTATCAGCGGGGCAAGGCCCTGGCGGAATACAAGCAGATGCTGGAAGCCGGTGGCGGGCCGGGCATGAGCGCCCAGGCAGGCAAAAATGAACTGGCCATGGTGGAAGAGCTGTCCAAAGCCTCCGCCACCAAGGAAGGCGACGCCCTCATCGTGGCCATGATCAAAAGTCCGGCCGGCAAGAAGGTGCTCGTGGGCTTGGCGCTCAGCGGCGGAGCAGTCGCCTTCTCCAAGATGCAGGAACGCTGGAAGGATGGCGGCTGGTACAACGATCTTTCCTCGGCGGCTTCCACCCTGGTCGAGTTTCTTCCAGGGGCCATGAGCTTCGACCGTCTGCAAAAGGACGGCTATATTTCGCCCGGCCTCGCTTACGAGTTCGTCAAGGAGGCCATGTACCTCACGCCCTTGTGGCCGGCCGCCCTATCCGCTGATCTTGCGACCATTGCGTACGACGTGGCCCGTGCGGTCACGCTGGAAAATTACCAGGACGGGCTTGTGGACATCTTGGAGACCAACGGCGTCTTTGAGGACGGGCGATTCACGGCGCTGCGGCTCCCAGACGGCGAAACCATCCCTCGCGACAGGCTCGCGGCCTTCCTCAAGGAAGATCGAACGGTCAAACTCGCCAACGCCAACAGGCCCGATCTCCTCTACACGACCAATCTCTCCGAGAAGGCCGCCGACGTCTACGCCAGCCGCTACGTGAAAAGCGATCCGGTCCTCCAGGACCTCCAAAAGGCCCTCATCCAACAAATAGGGCACATCAACTTGGGCCAGACTATGGGACAGATCTCGGACCAGGAGTGGCTGGAGGCCGCCAAATCCGGGTTCAAGATGCTGTTTGCCGTGGAAAACGTCTGCACCAAGACGCCAAAGCAATGGTGCGAACTGGTGACCATCTACCAGAACAAAATCAAGGAGCGCGCCGACGACATCTTTCCCAACGTGATGGTCCCCCACCTCGTTTCGTTGGCCGAGGACGCGCACAAGGCGCTCACGGGCAATGACGAGGCGATCAAGGCAATAATGGAAACGCAGCGCGAGCTCGAAGCGCTGCGAGGCTCTCCCCTCACCGTGGATTTGGCCCAGGAAGCCGCGCAACAGGCGGCCAAGGCGGGCGACCTCCGGGCCACGTCCCTCTCCGGGGACACGGCGACCAAACGGGACAAGGCCCTTGCCGAGGGCGGCTACCTCCAGGCGGCGGCCAAG is from Solidesulfovibrio magneticus RS-1 and encodes:
- a CDS encoding OmpH family outer membrane protein, which codes for MDATTQRKVFFILSFFVVVFLFPHRGESGATGQEAIDALDKALAATPRDNIHMAPQGGRFPEITAKKIVLVNRRVIFESSKVCRKSLAALEEWVKKKHPSNGAIEKRQKELREQMYSAMNKHIEAYAKQQNYEAVLDKAYCKSEAFGWPCIVEAQDESVFQQLNSLPDVSKEIIELMDNV